One Terriglobales bacterium genomic window carries:
- a CDS encoding S9 family peptidase yields MRTFAIFAMVVLMVTPLLTQNQDQAQAITDPLQVTSRSKPDVQKFALDKLFMSFIVGGTAWSPDGKSIAFISNISGRRNLWLVAASGGAPVQITTSDQRQASPAWSPDGKWIAFISDHDGNEQWDIFLVHSAGGEVTNLTHTPEIAETDPAWSPDGKSLAYLVKPKTSPNWEIDVMDISTHQVQHITKGTPKHLNVANFAWSPDGSQIAYTLENANGKDSNIMIADVATGKSKNMTNHKGDLHFVVNDWSPDGKFLLMTSDAVNGYQNIGLMEIASQQIDWLTTDKWEYMGGNFSPNGKLLTWTANVDGNTDITVFTIANRTPQVLPLKKGTNILGGSESAFSHDGSHLLVHHNGADSPTDVWVYDFASGQSRTVTHSLAAGVRSEDMVEPFLVHFPSSDGKWQISAFVYVPYNLQRKPENPAIVYIHGGPSSQTVNSFDRSIQYLVNQGYIVIAPNYRGSTGYGKDFQEANFMDMGGGDLQDNLAAADWIKKTGYVDPKKLIIMGGSYGGYMTMMGVTKAPDLWAAGVAIVPFVNWFTEIENEDPLLREIDLATMGDPVKEKARYEERSPIFFVDKIKAPLLLLAGAYDPRCPKSEAQQVADAVHKRGGVAELKIYEDEGHGFARRENQIDAYTRVANFLKEHVPPALNAKAK; encoded by the coding sequence ATGCGCACATTCGCGATCTTTGCTATGGTGGTCTTAATGGTCACACCCCTTCTGACGCAAAATCAAGACCAAGCTCAGGCCATCACCGATCCATTGCAGGTCACCAGCCGCAGCAAGCCCGACGTACAAAAATTTGCCCTCGACAAATTGTTCATGAGCTTTATTGTCGGCGGCACGGCCTGGTCTCCTGACGGCAAAAGCATCGCCTTCATCAGCAACATCAGCGGACGCAGGAATCTCTGGCTCGTAGCCGCCAGTGGCGGTGCTCCGGTGCAGATCACCACCAGCGACCAGCGCCAGGCCTCGCCGGCGTGGTCTCCGGACGGCAAGTGGATCGCTTTTATCTCGGACCACGACGGCAACGAGCAGTGGGACATCTTTCTGGTCCACTCTGCCGGCGGCGAGGTCACCAACCTGACACACACGCCCGAAATTGCTGAGACCGATCCCGCGTGGTCACCCGACGGCAAGAGCCTCGCCTATCTGGTGAAACCCAAAACTTCCCCAAATTGGGAAATTGATGTGATGGATATCAGCACACACCAGGTGCAGCACATCACCAAAGGAACGCCGAAGCACCTGAACGTGGCGAATTTTGCCTGGTCTCCCGATGGCAGCCAGATCGCTTACACCCTGGAAAATGCCAACGGCAAAGATTCCAACATCATGATCGCCGACGTGGCCACGGGCAAAAGCAAAAACATGACCAACCACAAAGGCGACCTGCATTTTGTGGTGAACGATTGGTCACCCGACGGCAAATTTCTACTGATGACCTCCGATGCAGTCAACGGCTACCAGAACATCGGCCTCATGGAGATTGCCTCGCAGCAAATTGACTGGCTTACCACCGATAAGTGGGAGTACATGGGCGGAAATTTTTCTCCCAACGGCAAGCTGCTCACTTGGACTGCAAACGTAGATGGCAACACCGATATCACCGTGTTTACCATCGCCAATCGCACGCCCCAGGTCCTGCCGCTCAAAAAAGGGACAAACATCCTGGGCGGCTCCGAGTCGGCATTTTCTCACGATGGCTCCCACCTTCTGGTTCACCACAACGGCGCAGATTCCCCAACCGATGTTTGGGTTTACGACTTCGCGTCTGGGCAGTCCCGCACTGTAACTCATTCCCTCGCTGCGGGCGTGCGCTCCGAAGACATGGTGGAACCGTTTCTCGTCCACTTCCCCAGCAGTGACGGCAAGTGGCAGATTTCTGCTTTCGTCTATGTTCCCTACAACCTGCAGCGCAAGCCGGAAAATCCCGCGATCGTTTATATCCACGGTGGTCCGTCCTCGCAGACGGTAAACTCGTTCGACCGTTCTATCCAATACCTGGTCAACCAGGGATACATCGTCATCGCCCCTAACTATCGTGGCTCCACCGGCTACGGCAAAGACTTTCAGGAAGCCAACTTCATGGATATGGGCGGCGGCGATCTGCAGGATAATCTGGCAGCCGCAGATTGGATCAAGAAGACGGGCTATGTTGATCCGAAGAAATTAATCATCATGGGCGGCAGCTATGGCGGATACATGACCATGATGGGCGTCACCAAGGCCCCTGACCTGTGGGCCGCGGGCGTGGCCATTGTTCCCTTCGTCAACTGGTTTACCGAGATCGAGAACGAGGATCCGCTGCTCCGTGAGATTGACCTGGCCACCATGGGCGACCCGGTAAAGGAAAAAGCCCGCTATGAAGAGCGCTCTCCCATATTTTTTGTGGACAAGATCAAAGCCCCCTTGCTGCTGCTGGCCGGGGCCTACGATCCGCGTTGTCCTAAGTCAGAGGCGCAGCAGGTGGCCGATGCCGTACACAAACGTGGCGGCGTAGCCGAGCTAAAAATCTACGAAGACGAAGGCCATGGCTTCGCCCGCCGCGAAAACCAGATTGACGCCTACACCCGCGTAGCGAATTTCTTGAAAGAGCATGTGCCGCCGGCGCTGAATGCGAAAGCCAAATGA
- a CDS encoding tetratricopeptide repeat protein: protein MHIQRLLVVTVIFTALSPFTGFAQSSAKSNPDDPQRQQAMQLYEQHKLPEAAALLEKVVARYPEDVVAHEALGSSLLSRAATWNDPERRKADRIHSRAELLRAKELGDTSDLCKTLLAAIPEDGSESSFSDNKEVEAAMQRGEAAFARGEFEDAIAGYQQALALDPKLYYAALDIGDSYFRLKKTEQAGEWFTRAIQIEPNEETAYRYWGDALMADGQMKEARAKLIEGLVANPYRQTSWNGLNNWISQNHVSYKEIPIKLPQAPTVDAKGNSTITVDPSSGNKDDASAAWLTYSMERVLWHNEKFAKEFPKEKTYRHSLKEETSALSTVATVFEENQQKKKLENPDPSLVLLSQMKAEGMLEPFVLLMHPDQGIAQDYAAYQAAHREKLIQFVDEYVLPPTP, encoded by the coding sequence ATGCACATACAGCGTCTGCTTGTAGTCACGGTTATATTCACTGCCCTCTCCCCCTTTACCGGCTTTGCGCAGTCATCGGCCAAATCTAATCCCGACGATCCCCAGCGGCAGCAAGCCATGCAGCTCTACGAACAGCACAAGCTGCCGGAGGCGGCGGCGCTGCTGGAGAAGGTTGTCGCCAGGTATCCGGAAGACGTAGTGGCGCACGAAGCCCTGGGCTCATCTCTGCTCAGCCGGGCAGCGACCTGGAACGATCCTGAGAGGAGAAAAGCTGACCGGATTCATTCCCGAGCCGAGCTGCTGCGCGCCAAGGAACTGGGCGACACCTCCGATCTTTGCAAAACTTTGCTTGCCGCAATTCCCGAGGACGGCAGCGAATCTTCGTTTTCCGACAACAAAGAGGTTGAAGCCGCCATGCAGCGCGGAGAGGCCGCTTTCGCACGCGGAGAGTTTGAGGACGCCATTGCCGGATACCAGCAGGCCCTCGCGCTCGACCCCAAACTCTATTATGCCGCCCTCGATATCGGCGACAGCTACTTTCGCCTGAAGAAAACCGAACAGGCAGGAGAGTGGTTCACCAGGGCCATACAAATCGAGCCCAACGAAGAAACCGCTTATCGTTATTGGGGTGACGCCCTCATGGCAGATGGCCAGATGAAAGAGGCGCGCGCGAAGCTCATTGAGGGACTTGTGGCCAATCCCTATCGCCAGACTTCATGGAATGGCCTCAATAATTGGATCAGCCAGAACCATGTAAGCTACAAAGAAATTCCCATTAAGCTTCCGCAAGCCCCAACTGTAGACGCCAAAGGAAACTCAACCATCACCGTTGATCCTTCCAGTGGCAACAAAGACGATGCCAGTGCAGCCTGGCTGACGTATTCCATGGAGAGGGTCCTTTGGCACAACGAGAAATTCGCCAAGGAGTTTCCCAAAGAAAAAACATATCGTCATTCCCTGAAAGAAGAAACCTCGGCTTTATCCACGGTGGCAACAGTATTTGAAGAGAATCAACAAAAGAAGAAACTTGAAAATCCAGATCCATCGCTAGTGTTGCTGTCGCAGATGAAAGCTGAAGGAATGCTGGAGCCTTTCGTCCTTCTGATGCATCCCGATCAGGGAATCGCACAGGACTATGCTGCCTACCAGGCCGCACACCGGGAAAAGTTAATACAATTTGTGGATGAATATGTTCTGCCACCAACGCCGTGA
- a CDS encoding AAA family ATPase yields MGTPGATTSTVAAAKSALPKWAHEAVQLYESNAASQFIVYGNVNDQILCPTASTPHLAGLVEFLCEVLLPRFDVVLSYDLGNGIRVERGGEVFSKWPQMQRDPTLPSAPRAAIEKLTYYFRYVANLARLNRERLQVACIIKSADLLAPAVQGGLDYDLNALASLIRDWSSEALLTSHSIASFLITENLNDLHPLIVNNPRAAQIKIALPSPGELTDALNVVGSKYSCALKEYSSDLGNIAQQLAGSTLDAVESMLKTKEHAEEKITPDDLVKLKKQLVEKDCNGLIEFMESSRTLDDIYGQEKVKAWLRQDIALWRKNDIQAMPKGYLLCGPVGTGKTFMVECLAGEAGVPVVKLKNFRDKWVGSTEGNLEKIFRLLDALGRCYVFVDEADQAIGRRDSGADDSGISGRIYSMLAEQMGSSSSRGKLIWILASSRPDLIEVDLKRPGRVDVKIPLFPTTEARESFELIRTLCRRRQLEIADEEFAGLDSQLPLMLTPGSAETLAVKVYRMVRTEAKTPPQALRACLTDYQNPVPLEILNFQVEIAVKEASDLEFVPQRFRPSQK; encoded by the coding sequence ATGGGCACACCAGGCGCCACCACCAGCACTGTAGCGGCAGCAAAATCGGCGTTGCCGAAGTGGGCGCACGAAGCAGTCCAACTCTACGAGAGCAATGCTGCCAGCCAGTTCATCGTCTACGGCAATGTAAATGACCAGATCCTGTGTCCTACAGCATCTACGCCGCACCTTGCCGGCCTGGTGGAATTTCTGTGCGAAGTGCTGCTGCCTCGCTTTGACGTTGTGCTCAGCTACGACCTGGGGAATGGGATTCGCGTAGAACGCGGTGGCGAGGTCTTTTCCAAGTGGCCACAGATGCAGCGCGATCCCACCTTGCCCAGCGCTCCGCGCGCTGCCATCGAGAAGCTGACCTATTACTTTCGCTACGTCGCCAACCTGGCCCGCCTGAACCGTGAGCGCCTGCAGGTTGCCTGCATCATCAAAAGCGCCGATTTGCTTGCTCCCGCGGTGCAGGGAGGCCTGGATTACGACTTGAATGCTCTGGCCAGCCTTATCCGTGACTGGTCGAGCGAAGCGCTGCTGACCTCTCATTCGATTGCGTCATTCCTGATTACGGAAAATTTGAACGATCTGCATCCGTTGATCGTCAACAATCCACGTGCGGCGCAAATCAAAATTGCGCTGCCTTCCCCGGGTGAACTCACCGACGCATTGAATGTGGTTGGAAGCAAATACTCCTGCGCGCTCAAGGAATATTCGAGCGACTTGGGGAACATCGCGCAGCAGCTTGCAGGCTCTACCTTGGACGCGGTGGAGAGCATGCTCAAGACCAAAGAGCACGCCGAAGAAAAAATTACTCCAGATGACTTGGTGAAGCTCAAGAAGCAATTGGTCGAAAAAGACTGCAATGGCCTGATTGAGTTCATGGAATCGAGCCGAACTCTCGACGACATTTACGGGCAGGAAAAGGTCAAAGCGTGGCTGCGCCAGGATATTGCCCTATGGAGAAAGAATGATATTCAGGCCATGCCCAAAGGCTATTTGCTTTGCGGGCCGGTGGGCACGGGAAAGACCTTCATGGTGGAGTGCCTCGCGGGCGAGGCCGGCGTGCCCGTGGTCAAACTGAAGAATTTCAGGGACAAGTGGGTGGGCAGCACCGAAGGGAACCTGGAGAAAATTTTCCGGCTGCTCGACGCATTGGGCCGCTGCTACGTCTTCGTGGATGAAGCCGACCAGGCCATCGGGCGTCGCGACTCTGGCGCTGACGATTCCGGTATCTCGGGGCGCATCTATTCCATGCTCGCCGAGCAGATGGGAAGCAGCAGCAGCCGCGGCAAATTGATCTGGATTCTTGCCTCTAGCCGGCCCGATCTGATTGAAGTTGATTTGAAGCGGCCGGGTCGGGTTGATGTCAAGATACCGCTGTTCCCAACCACGGAGGCCCGCGAAAGCTTCGAACTCATTCGCACTCTGTGCCGCAGGCGACAGTTGGAGATTGCAGATGAGGAATTCGCCGGATTGGATTCTCAACTACCCCTCATGCTGACTCCAGGCTCGGCCGAAACACTCGCCGTGAAGGTCTACCGCATGGTGCGCACCGAAGCCAAGACTCCGCCGCAAGCCCTGCGCGCTTGCTTGACGGATTATCAGAACCCTGTCCCGCTTGAAATTCTTAACTTCCAGGTTGAGATCGCGGTCAAAGAGGCCAGCGACTTGGAGTTTGTGCCGCAACGGTTTCGCCCCAGCCAGAAATAA
- a CDS encoding PspA/IM30 family protein, whose amino-acid sequence MFKRMSNLVRGFFSLFISGLERQNPEALLEVEQENLRKQVGQYNQGLASHAGLCERLISQVKQLENDERDLRAKATANLRAGNRDTAAQYALRLQTVQRELEENRNQQEQAEKTYKDLVKARDVAISAARSKIEALKSSISDLKMKRAMAELTEMASGMITGIGNSGETLDRLQNIVEEERSKAAGRARVARDSLDTSGIQIKEAEQNALAEQALADFAAKEGIALDPATPSASASASSGASGSAQPVKSMGPTAEKA is encoded by the coding sequence ATGTTCAAAAGAATGTCAAATCTTGTCAGGGGCTTTTTCAGCCTGTTTATCTCTGGTCTTGAGCGCCAGAACCCCGAAGCTTTGCTCGAAGTCGAACAGGAAAATCTGCGCAAGCAGGTTGGCCAGTATAACCAGGGGCTAGCGTCCCACGCCGGGCTCTGCGAAAGATTGATTTCACAGGTCAAGCAGCTTGAGAACGATGAACGCGACCTGCGCGCCAAGGCGACGGCTAACTTGAGAGCCGGCAATCGAGACACCGCTGCACAATATGCCTTGCGATTGCAGACGGTTCAGCGCGAACTGGAAGAGAACCGCAACCAACAGGAGCAGGCGGAGAAAACCTATAAAGACCTGGTCAAAGCCCGCGATGTGGCCATTAGTGCGGCCAGGAGCAAGATCGAGGCCCTGAAATCGAGCATCAGTGATCTCAAGATGAAGCGAGCGATGGCCGAACTTACGGAGATGGCTTCCGGGATGATCACCGGCATTGGCAACTCCGGGGAGACGCTTGACCGTTTGCAAAACATTGTAGAAGAGGAGCGCTCGAAAGCAGCGGGCCGCGCCCGGGTGGCGCGCGATTCCCTGGATACTTCCGGCATCCAGATCAAAGAAGCAGAGCAGAACGCTCTTGCGGAACAGGCCCTTGCCGATTTTGCTGCCAAGGAAGGCATTGCTCTCGATCCGGCTACGCCGTCGGCTTCAGCTTCTGCTTCTTCAGGGGCATCCGGTTCGGCGCAGCCGGTCAAATCCATGGGACCAACGGCGGAGAAGGCCTAA
- a CDS encoding substrate-binding domain-containing protein, with translation MDPITKSSSGPRLTALGKIFIFLFIVACIGGAYYLFTGKKGLEDAKNKAGSLLGTGGPPVEIGIAYGTEKQRWLEWAVAEFEKTSDGKRIKVNLIPMGSLEGAHALVSGDQRINVWSPASALYKDIFVQDWQVKYNDNPIIKEEPLALSPMVFVMWDERYQAFSQKYKTMSLDTINQALQEKSGWDGIAHHPEWGLFKFGHTHPNQSNSGLMTIVLAAYEYKHKTKDLGVSDVVDPAFQTWLEKLERGTSGLSNSTGNMMKEMVLKGPSSYDALMVYESVAIDYLKNAEGRWGQLRVVYPEYNAWNENPYYIINAPWSTSDQRTAAQTFLDFLLTEPIQREALNHGFRPANTNVPVKFPESPFVMYAGSGVQVDLQKICDPPKAEVVNNLLASWQRTQSNR, from the coding sequence ATGGACCCAATAACAAAATCGTCCTCTGGCCCCCGGCTTACTGCGCTGGGAAAGATTTTCATCTTTCTGTTTATTGTCGCGTGCATCGGCGGCGCCTACTACCTGTTTACCGGCAAGAAAGGTCTTGAAGATGCAAAGAACAAGGCCGGTTCGCTGCTGGGTACGGGAGGGCCACCGGTCGAGATAGGCATTGCCTACGGAACGGAAAAACAGCGCTGGCTGGAATGGGCGGTCGCTGAATTTGAAAAAACCTCCGACGGCAAGCGCATCAAGGTCAACCTCATTCCCATGGGCTCGCTCGAGGGGGCGCACGCGCTGGTCTCGGGCGATCAGCGCATTAACGTTTGGTCTCCTGCGAGCGCTTTGTATAAAGACATCTTCGTGCAGGATTGGCAGGTGAAGTACAACGATAATCCTATTATCAAAGAAGAACCGCTCGCCCTGTCGCCGATGGTGTTTGTGATGTGGGATGAACGTTACCAGGCCTTTTCCCAAAAATACAAGACCATGTCGCTCGATACGATCAACCAAGCGTTGCAGGAAAAGAGCGGTTGGGATGGCATTGCGCATCATCCGGAATGGGGCCTGTTCAAATTCGGCCATACTCATCCCAACCAATCCAACTCTGGATTGATGACAATTGTGTTGGCTGCCTATGAGTATAAGCACAAGACCAAAGACCTGGGTGTTTCTGATGTGGTTGATCCGGCATTCCAGACCTGGCTGGAGAAGCTGGAACGCGGCACCAGCGGCCTCTCGAACAGCACCGGCAACATGATGAAAGAGATGGTCTTGAAAGGACCTTCATCTTACGACGCGCTGATGGTCTACGAGAGCGTGGCTATTGATTACCTAAAAAACGCAGAAGGACGTTGGGGACAGCTCAGGGTCGTCTATCCCGAATACAACGCCTGGAATGAGAACCCGTATTACATCATCAATGCTCCCTGGAGCACCTCAGACCAGCGCACCGCGGCCCAGACATTCCTGGATTTTCTTCTGACCGAGCCGATCCAGAGAGAGGCCTTGAATCATGGCTTCCGCCCGGCGAATACAAATGTGCCCGTTAAGTTTCCCGAAAGCCCGTTTGTCATGTACGCCGGCAGCGGCGTGCAGGTTGATCTGCAAAAGATTTGTGACCCGCCCAAGGCGGAAGTAGTGAATAATCTGTTAGCAAGCTGGCAGCGCACGCAGAGCAACCGGTAA
- a CDS encoding VWA domain-containing protein codes for MATDSNFRFTYTILSKADVGAALRKIAIFLLAFTFFLLGCESKSSQEAPVTQAPRDALEIVLTYGSEKEKWITEVTDKFNQEDHRTSGGKRIFVHAFPMGSGESIDEVLSGNRKADMVSPASAAFIKLGNAQSQSKTGKDLITSTDNLVLSPVVIAMWKPMAEALGWGKKPIGWADILALARNQKGWQAYGYPQWGQFKFGHTHPQFSNSGLISLFAEVYAASGKTAGLTLADVQKPHTADFVSGIEGSIVHYGSSTGFFGRKMFASGPQYLSAAVLYENMVIESYGPENHLPFPVVAIYPKEGTFWSDHPIGVVEREWVTPEHREASKVYIQYLLQRPQQERAIAYGFRPGAVDVPLASPIDSSHGVDPKEPKTTLEVPSVQVIDAILKLWDQKKKGANVVLVLDTSGSMNDEDKIQNAREGAKQLVNLLSPGDTLSLFPFNSTGQWAATDVPIKDGKDKLIQQIDSLFAQGGTALYDSVDTGYQHLMDQRQSGHDDHILSVIVLTDGEDTDSKMKLDELMQHIKFDGETHNIHVFTIAYGKDARKDVLQQIADGTQAKAYEGTPQNIVEVFKDISTFF; via the coding sequence ATGGCTACGGATAGCAATTTCCGGTTCACGTATACCATTCTGTCTAAAGCAGATGTTGGCGCGGCGCTCCGTAAAATCGCCATTTTCCTGCTCGCTTTTACATTCTTCCTGCTAGGTTGCGAATCAAAGAGTTCGCAAGAGGCGCCGGTTACACAAGCCCCAAGGGACGCCCTGGAAATCGTGTTGACCTACGGCTCCGAGAAAGAGAAATGGATCACCGAGGTCACCGATAAATTCAACCAGGAAGATCACCGCACCAGTGGGGGCAAGCGTATTTTCGTTCATGCGTTTCCCATGGGCTCGGGTGAAAGTATTGACGAAGTGCTTTCCGGAAACCGCAAGGCAGATATGGTCAGTCCGGCGTCGGCTGCGTTTATCAAACTGGGCAATGCGCAGTCACAGAGCAAGACGGGGAAGGACCTCATCACCTCAACCGACAACCTGGTGCTTTCGCCGGTCGTGATTGCGATGTGGAAGCCCATGGCAGAAGCGCTTGGATGGGGCAAGAAACCCATTGGCTGGGCAGACATCCTCGCTCTCGCCCGAAACCAGAAGGGATGGCAAGCTTACGGGTATCCGCAATGGGGGCAGTTCAAGTTTGGCCACACGCATCCGCAATTCAGCAATAGCGGTCTGATCTCACTGTTTGCCGAGGTTTACGCCGCTTCCGGCAAGACGGCAGGATTGACGCTGGCCGACGTACAGAAGCCGCACACGGCTGATTTCGTCTCGGGCATTGAAGGATCCATCGTTCATTACGGAAGTTCCACCGGCTTCTTCGGACGCAAGATGTTTGCCAGCGGTCCGCAATATCTCTCGGCGGCGGTGTTGTACGAAAACATGGTGATTGAGTCTTACGGACCGGAGAACCATCTGCCGTTTCCGGTGGTCGCCATTTATCCCAAAGAGGGAACCTTCTGGAGCGACCATCCCATCGGGGTTGTGGAGCGGGAATGGGTCACGCCGGAGCATCGCGAGGCCTCTAAGGTTTACATTCAGTATTTGTTGCAGCGTCCGCAGCAGGAGCGGGCCATTGCCTACGGATTCCGCCCTGGTGCGGTGGATGTCCCCCTGGCTTCGCCGATTGACAGCTCGCATGGTGTAGACCCAAAAGAACCCAAGACCACCCTCGAAGTCCCGTCGGTGCAGGTGATTGATGCCATCTTGAAGTTATGGGACCAGAAGAAAAAGGGCGCCAACGTAGTTCTGGTTCTTGATACCTCCGGCAGCATGAACGATGAAGACAAGATCCAAAACGCAAGAGAGGGCGCCAAGCAGCTTGTGAACCTGCTTTCACCCGGAGATACCCTTTCGCTCTTTCCTTTTAACAGTACCGGTCAGTGGGCGGCGACCGATGTTCCCATCAAAGATGGTAAAGACAAACTTATTCAACAGATCGACTCGCTGTTCGCCCAGGGCGGCACCGCACTGTATGATTCCGTGGATACCGGCTATCAGCACTTGATGGATCAGCGCCAGAGCGGCCACGACGACCATATTCTTTCCGTGATCGTGCTGACCGACGGGGAAGATACCGACAGCAAAATGAAGTTAGATGAGCTGATGCAACACATTAAGTTTGACGGCGAAACTCATAATATCCATGTGTTTACCATTGCTTATGGCAAAGATGCGCGCAAAGACGTTTTGCAGCAGATTGCGGATGGCACCCAGGCCAAGGCCTATGAAGGTACGCCACAGAATATTGTCGAAGTCTTTAAAGATATCTCCACGTTTTTCTAA
- a CDS encoding class I SAM-dependent methyltransferase, with product MPPRDPKQRFSDKVDNYIRYRPSYPPEVLELLGSECGLKPGSVVADVGSGTGILSKLFLQNGSCVFGIEPNAEMRAAGERLLADCKTFTSITGSAEETRLPAASVDIVVAGQAFHWFDRPRARAEFKRILKPEGWVVLLWNNRLTDTTAFLRAYEDLLLRYGTDYAQVDHRNITEEVLQEFFQHRNFKLRLFPNQQVFNFDGVRGRALSSSYVPAEGHPSHAPFMQELSAIFQTHNRDGRVTFEYETQVYYGRLN from the coding sequence ATGCCGCCCCGAGACCCCAAACAGCGCTTCTCAGATAAGGTTGATAACTACATTCGCTATCGGCCGTCGTATCCGCCGGAAGTACTGGAGCTGCTTGGAAGCGAATGCGGATTGAAGCCCGGATCAGTCGTGGCAGACGTTGGTTCCGGAACGGGAATCCTGAGCAAGTTGTTTCTGCAGAATGGGAGCTGCGTCTTCGGGATTGAACCGAATGCGGAGATGCGTGCTGCCGGCGAGCGCTTGCTGGCCGACTGCAAGACTTTTACCAGCATTACAGGCTCAGCCGAAGAGACCCGGCTTCCCGCCGCCAGCGTGGATATTGTCGTTGCCGGCCAGGCGTTTCATTGGTTTGACCGTCCGCGGGCGCGTGCTGAATTTAAGCGCATCCTGAAGCCCGAAGGCTGGGTGGTATTGCTATGGAACAACAGGCTTACAGATACCACTGCTTTTCTACGAGCGTATGAAGATCTTTTATTGCGCTACGGAACCGATTACGCCCAGGTTGATCATAGGAATATTACCGAAGAAGTTTTGCAGGAGTTCTTTCAGCATCGCAACTTCAAGCTGAGGCTTTTTCCCAATCAGCAGGTATTCAATTTCGATGGCGTACGGGGAAGGGCTCTTTCTTCCTCGTATGTCCCGGCGGAGGGGCATCCTTCTCATGCTCCGTTCATGCAGGAGTTGAGCGCGATTTTTCAGACACACAATCGCGATGGCCGCGTGACGTTTGAATATGAGACGCAAGTTTATTACGGGCGATTGAACTAG